A portion of the Clostridium gelidum genome contains these proteins:
- the hslO gene encoding Hsp33 family molecular chaperone HslO: protein MEDKLIRATAKDGMVRIIAAITTNLVNEGTMMHECTPVASAGFGRMLTAGALIGSTLKSEKEVITLKINGNGEINGITVTAHDDASVKGFIGNPYIDRQLNEKGKLDVGGAIGTDGLLYVIKDLGLKDPYVGQVPIQTGEIAEDFAYYFTVSEQTPSAVSLGVLVDRDLSIKAAGGFIVQMMPGADELLADVITYRLEEIPPITTLISEGKTIEEILEYIFDGMDLKILDSLKPEYKCDCSKERVEKALISIGKETLQEIYDDGKTEEIVCNFCNKKYEFTNKDIGELLIINKNK, encoded by the coding sequence ATGGAAGATAAATTAATTAGAGCAACAGCTAAGGATGGAATGGTTAGAATAATTGCAGCAATTACAACTAATTTAGTAAATGAAGGTACTATGATGCACGAATGTACACCAGTAGCATCTGCTGGTTTTGGTAGAATGTTAACTGCGGGAGCATTAATTGGATCAACTTTAAAAAGTGAAAAAGAAGTTATAACTTTAAAGATAAATGGTAATGGAGAAATAAACGGAATAACAGTAACAGCTCATGATGATGCATCTGTTAAAGGATTTATAGGAAATCCATATATTGATAGACAACTTAACGAAAAAGGAAAGTTAGATGTTGGTGGAGCTATTGGAACAGATGGACTTTTATATGTAATAAAAGACCTAGGTTTAAAGGATCCATATGTAGGACAAGTGCCAATACAAACTGGAGAAATAGCAGAAGATTTTGCATATTACTTTACAGTGTCAGAACAAACACCATCAGCAGTATCACTTGGTGTATTAGTTGATAGAGATTTATCAATAAAAGCTGCTGGAGGATTTATAGTTCAAATGATGCCAGGGGCAGATGAACTTCTTGCAGATGTTATAACATATAGATTAGAAGAAATCCCACCAATAACTACTTTGATAAGTGAAGGAAAAACGATAGAAGAAATTTTAGAATATATTTTTGATGGAATGGACTTGAAAATATTAGATTCCCTTAAGCCAGAATATAAATGTGATTGCTCTAAGGAAAGAGTAGAAAAAGCTTTAATATCTATTGGGAAAGAAACTCTTCAAGAAATATACGATGATGGAAAGACAGAAGAAATAGTATGTAACTTCTGCAACAAGAAATATGAATTCACCAATAAAGATATAGGGGAATTATTGATAATAAATAAAAATAAGTAA
- a CDS encoding YdcF family protein, which produces MKKFWDAILGVVLILHVIAINFMSGARIAFSLPIVILGIILILYHFVKNKIKEREFLSKGFKIAKIFLCIGFICFLGIEAMIVTYPKHNEKKDDYILVLGAGLTNRINPSLILRERLDAAIECLKTNDKAYIVLSGGQGEDEDMPESHAMSKYLQEKGINNDRLILEDKSRDTNQNFEFSKKKIEEHSHKSLDEINVKIVTTDFHAFRSSILAKRNGYVNFDNYSCSTVWYLIPVTYTREAFAIVKSVLFDK; this is translated from the coding sequence TTGAAGAAATTTTGGGATGCTATTTTAGGGGTAGTTTTGATTTTACATGTAATTGCTATAAATTTTATGAGTGGTGCAAGAATTGCATTTAGTTTGCCAATTGTAATTTTAGGAATTATCTTAATATTATATCATTTTGTTAAAAACAAAATAAAAGAACGTGAATTTTTATCTAAAGGATTTAAAATTGCAAAGATATTTTTGTGCATTGGATTTATTTGTTTCTTGGGAATAGAAGCTATGATAGTAACTTACCCTAAGCATAATGAAAAAAAAGATGATTATATTCTTGTGTTAGGGGCAGGGCTTACCAATAGAATAAATCCTAGTTTAATACTTCGCGAAAGACTTGATGCAGCAATAGAATGTTTAAAGACAAATGATAAAGCATATATTGTATTATCTGGTGGGCAGGGAGAGGATGAGGATATGCCAGAATCCCATGCTATGAGTAAGTATTTGCAAGAAAAAGGCATAAATAATGATAGACTAATACTAGAGGACAAATCAAGAGATACGAATCAAAACTTTGAATTTTCTAAGAAAAAAATAGAAGAACATAGTCATAAATCGTTAGATGAAATTAATGTTAAAATAGTAACAACAGATTTCCATGCTTTTAGAAGTAGTATTTTAGCAAAGAGAAATGGGTATGTGAATTTTGATAATTATTCTTGCTCTACAGTGTGGTATTTAATTCCTGTAACATATACTAGAGAGGCTTTTGCAATTGTAAAAAGTGTGCTTTTTGATAAATAA
- the dapA gene encoding 4-hydroxy-tetrahydrodipicolinate synthase, which yields MSIFQGSAVAIVTPFNEDGVNFEKLKILLDWHIKEGTDAIVICGTTGEATTMTEKEKKDTIKFTVDVVSKRIPVIAGTGSNNTISAISMSKYAESVGVDGLLVITPYYNKTTQNGLVKHFEAINDEVKTPIILYNVPGRTGINIDPKTLVKLASLSNVVAIKEASGNISQIVQMKALCRDSIDIYSGNDDQIVSIMSLGGIGIISVLANIIPKKVHEIAQKCLENNYKEALDIQLNTLSLANTLFIETSPIPVKTAMNLMGLNVGPLRLPLCEMECHNEEILKAALIENKLM from the coding sequence ATGTCAATATTTCAAGGTTCAGCTGTAGCTATAGTTACCCCTTTCAATGAAGATGGAGTTAATTTTGAAAAACTTAAAATTCTACTTGATTGGCATATTAAAGAAGGTACTGATGCTATTGTTATTTGTGGCACTACAGGTGAAGCTACTACAATGACAGAAAAGGAAAAAAAGGATACCATTAAATTTACAGTTGATGTTGTAAGCAAAAGAATCCCTGTAATTGCAGGGACTGGTTCAAACAACACTATTTCTGCTATTTCTATGAGTAAATATGCAGAAAGTGTTGGGGTTGATGGATTACTTGTTATTACTCCATATTATAATAAAACTACTCAAAATGGGTTGGTAAAACATTTTGAAGCTATAAATGATGAAGTTAAAACACCTATAATACTTTATAATGTTCCCGGTAGAACTGGAATTAATATCGACCCGAAAACTTTAGTTAAACTAGCGTCGTTAAGTAATGTTGTTGCTATAAAAGAAGCTAGTGGAAATATTAGTCAAATAGTTCAAATGAAAGCATTATGCAGAGATTCTATTGATATTTATTCTGGTAATGATGATCAAATAGTTTCTATAATGTCCCTTGGTGGCATCGGTATTATTTCTGTTTTAGCTAATATAATTCCAAAAAAAGTTCATGAAATAGCTCAAAAATGTTTAGAAAATAATTATAAAGAAGCTTTAGATATTCAATTAAATACCTTATCTTTAGCAAACACTTTATTTATAGAAACAAGTCCAATCCCAGTTAAAACAGCCATGAATCTTATGGGACTTAACGTTGGTCCTTTAAGACTTCCTCTTTGTGAAATGGAATGTCACAATGAAGAAATACTAAAAGCTGCTTTAATAGAGAATAAATTGATGTAA
- a CDS encoding aspartate-semialdehyde dehydrogenase, translating into MYNIAIVGATGNVGRKFLEILEERNFPVKNLYLFASKRSEGSTLPFKGKDYLVEETCEKNIKDKKIDYALFSAGGDASKEFAPVFAQYGAVVIDNSSTWRMDPEVPLVVPEVNPEDIKLHKGIIANPNCSTIQAMPIMKALNDKYGIKRIVYSTYQAVSGAGVQGIKDLEDGVKGIAPKKFPYPIAGNVLPHIDVFLEDGYTKEEEKMIKETRKILHAPDLKVTATTARVAVLNSHSESVNVELNSEFDVKDIFELLGNTQGVTVYDNVKELKYPTALDVTGKDDIYVGRIRRDFSVDNGLNLWIVGDNIRKGAALNAIQIAELMIK; encoded by the coding sequence GTGTATAATATTGCAATAGTTGGGGCTACTGGAAATGTAGGAAGAAAATTTTTAGAGATTTTAGAAGAAAGAAATTTTCCAGTAAAAAATTTATATCTTTTCGCATCAAAAAGATCAGAAGGTAGTACTTTACCATTTAAAGGTAAGGATTATTTAGTCGAAGAAACTTGTGAAAAAAATATAAAGGATAAAAAAATAGATTATGCACTATTTTCAGCTGGTGGAGATGCAAGTAAAGAATTTGCACCTGTTTTTGCACAGTATGGGGCTGTAGTAATTGATAATAGTAGTACTTGGAGAATGGATCCTGAGGTTCCACTTGTAGTACCTGAAGTTAATCCAGAAGACATTAAACTTCATAAAGGAATAATTGCTAATCCAAATTGTTCAACAATTCAAGCAATGCCTATAATGAAAGCTTTAAATGATAAATATGGAATAAAAAGAATTGTTTATTCTACTTACCAAGCAGTATCTGGGGCAGGTGTCCAAGGTATAAAGGATTTAGAAGATGGAGTTAAAGGTATAGCACCTAAGAAGTTCCCTTATCCTATCGCTGGTAATGTATTACCTCATATAGATGTATTCTTAGAAGATGGTTACACTAAAGAAGAAGAAAAAATGATTAAGGAAACAAGAAAAATACTCCATGCACCAGACTTGAAAGTTACTGCAACAACTGCAAGAGTTGCTGTTCTTAACAGCCATAGTGAAAGTGTAAATGTAGAATTAAATTCTGAATTTGATGTAAAAGATATATTTGAATTATTAGGAAACACTCAAGGTGTAACTGTATATGATAATGTTAAGGAATTAAAATATCCAACTGCACTTGACGTTACTGGTAAAGATGATATTTATGTTGGAAGAATCAGAAGAGACTTTAGCGTAGATAATGGATTAAACTTATGGATTGTTGGAGATAACATAAGAAAAGGAGCAGCTCTTAACGCTATTCAAATTGCAGAATTAATGATAAAGTGA
- a CDS encoding small, acid-soluble spore protein, alpha/beta type, whose protein sequence is MSSENVKKIIKAKIKANKELTEEEQMREKIKYEIAEELGLTDKVSKMGWAELSAEETGRIGGLMAKRKRNNLK, encoded by the coding sequence ATGAGTAGTGAAAATGTAAAAAAAATAATAAAAGCAAAAATTAAAGCTAATAAAGAACTCACAGAAGAAGAACAAATGAGAGAGAAAATCAAATATGAAATTGCAGAAGAACTAGGATTAACTGATAAGGTTAGTAAAATGGGCTGGGCTGAATTATCGGCTGAAGAAACTGGTCGAATTGGAGGCCTTATGGCTAAACGGAAAAGAAACAATTTGAAATAA
- a CDS encoding alpha-amylase: MGRISKAIKLKLQELRIDDIFKDGILKYKGSLSNEDSKNEASEDNNVSKDSKNEVEEKQQAEDNYEHDSIVKIELDKKSISEENINKGQRAEEDNLNFNNIEDNIRENNNSNSKKIDNSKEIETLKKSEQILKHIETNETMMQYFEWYYPCDGSLWNRVKENAKKLRTIGITALWLPPACKAADGIYDVGYGSYDLYDLGEFDQKGTVKTKYGTKDEYLKAIEESHKNNIKVYGDVVFNHKGGADEAETVSARPVSSYNRNEFVGEEREIRSHTVFNFPGRGDKYSAYKWTANDFDGVDFDDITKEYGIFKFEGKEWEKDVDLEYGNYDFLMFADLDMDSPYVVNELKSWGKWYLYETNVDGFRLDAIKHIKFDFFEDWLKDMRKESKKELFAVGEYWTHNVNSLENYMDKCGGSMSLFDAPLHFNFQNASNSLGLFDMRTLMDNTYLKVNPDKAVTFVDNHDTQLGQSLESWVQPWFKPLAYTFILTRQEGYPCVFYGDYYGIPEMNFDGIKDELDIILKIRKDYAYGMQHDYMDNESIIGWTREGNNEHEESGVAAIITVNYGGTKIMYVGIHHKGEIWIDATKQLTDKVVIDENGCGIFRVLDGSYSIWIKEN; the protein is encoded by the coding sequence ATGGGTAGGATTAGTAAGGCTATTAAATTAAAGCTACAAGAATTAAGAATAGATGATATCTTTAAAGATGGGATATTAAAATATAAAGGGTCACTTTCAAATGAGGACTCAAAAAATGAGGCGTCAGAAGATAATAATGTATCTAAAGATAGTAAAAACGAAGTAGAAGAAAAACAACAAGCAGAGGATAATTATGAACACGATTCAATAGTAAAAATAGAGCTTGATAAAAAATCAATTAGTGAAGAAAATATAAATAAAGGACAGAGAGCTGAAGAAGACAACTTAAATTTCAATAATATTGAAGATAATATACGGGAAAACAATAATTCAAATAGTAAGAAAATAGATAATTCAAAAGAAATAGAAACTTTAAAAAAATCAGAACAAATTTTAAAACATATTGAGACAAATGAAACAATGATGCAATATTTTGAATGGTATTATCCCTGTGATGGTTCTCTTTGGAATAGAGTTAAAGAAAATGCTAAAAAGCTCCGTACTATTGGAATTACAGCTCTATGGCTGCCACCAGCTTGCAAGGCTGCTGATGGAATTTATGATGTTGGATATGGATCATATGACTTATATGATTTAGGAGAATTTGATCAAAAAGGTACCGTTAAAACTAAATATGGCACAAAGGATGAATATTTAAAAGCTATAGAGGAATCACATAAAAATAATATAAAAGTTTATGGTGATGTGGTATTTAATCATAAGGGGGGAGCAGATGAGGCTGAAACTGTATCTGCAAGACCTGTATCAAGTTATAATAGAAATGAGTTTGTAGGAGAAGAAAGAGAAATAAGATCTCATACAGTTTTTAATTTCCCGGGAAGAGGAGATAAATATTCAGCATATAAATGGACTGCAAATGATTTTGATGGAGTAGATTTTGATGACATTACAAAAGAATATGGTATTTTTAAATTTGAAGGAAAAGAGTGGGAAAAGGATGTAGACCTTGAATATGGAAATTATGATTTTTTAATGTTTGCAGATTTAGATATGGATAGTCCTTATGTAGTTAATGAACTTAAAAGTTGGGGGAAATGGTATTTATATGAGACCAACGTTGATGGATTTAGATTAGATGCCATAAAGCATATTAAGTTTGATTTTTTTGAAGACTGGCTCAAGGATATGAGAAAAGAAAGTAAAAAAGAGCTTTTTGCAGTAGGCGAATATTGGACACATAATGTTAATAGTCTTGAAAATTATATGGATAAATGTGGAGGCAGTATGAGCTTATTTGATGCACCACTTCATTTTAACTTTCAAAATGCTAGTAATTCATTGGGGCTCTTTGATATGCGAACATTAATGGATAATACTTATTTAAAGGTTAATCCAGATAAAGCAGTTACTTTTGTTGATAATCATGATACACAACTTGGACAGTCTCTAGAATCATGGGTACAACCTTGGTTTAAACCTTTAGCATATACATTTATTTTAACGAGGCAAGAAGGATATCCATGTGTTTTCTACGGAGATTATTATGGAATACCAGAAATGAATTTTGATGGAATAAAAGATGAATTAGATATAATATTAAAGATAAGAAAAGATTATGCTTATGGGATGCAGCATGATTATATGGATAATGAGTCTATTATAGGATGGACTAGAGAAGGGAATAATGAACATGAAGAATCTGGGGTAGCAGCAATAATTACAGTTAACTATGGTGGTACAAAAATAATGTATGTTGGAATCCATCATAAAGGAGAGATATGGATAGATGCTACTAAACAATTAACAGACAAAGTTGTTATAGATGAAAATGGATGCGGAATTTTTAGAGTTTTAGATGGATCTTATTCTATATGGATAAAAGAAAATTAA
- the dapB gene encoding 4-hydroxy-tetrahydrodipicolinate reductase yields the protein MIKIVLNGCSGKMGKMITECANNFKGLEIIAGIDKYPSNASYPIFETVEDLNIDYDVLLDFSRSDALHALLELTEKNNKPLVICSTGFSKEDLDLIDEKSKSLKLFKTGNLSYGINLITSLLKKITPLLYGNYDIEIVEKHHNQKVDAPSGTAIMLADAVKESIKDTTKYVYGREGNSKREENEIGIHAVRGGSIIGDHEVIFAGTGEVIELTHKAISREVFAIGALKACEYMASRTKPGLYDMNDVIEL from the coding sequence ATGATAAAAATAGTATTAAATGGTTGTTCAGGTAAAATGGGTAAGATGATTACAGAGTGCGCTAATAACTTTAAGGGTTTAGAAATAATCGCTGGAATTGATAAATACCCAAGTAATGCTTCATATCCAATATTTGAAACTGTAGAAGATTTAAATATTGATTATGATGTTTTATTAGATTTTTCAAGATCTGATGCTCTTCATGCTCTATTAGAATTAACAGAGAAAAACAACAAACCATTAGTAATCTGTTCAACTGGATTTTCTAAGGAAGATTTAGATTTAATAGATGAAAAAAGTAAATCTCTTAAGTTATTTAAGACAGGTAATTTGTCTTATGGAATTAATCTAATAACCTCTCTTTTAAAGAAAATCACTCCACTTCTTTATGGAAATTATGATATAGAAATAGTTGAAAAGCATCATAACCAAAAAGTAGATGCACCTAGTGGTACTGCAATAATGCTTGCTGATGCTGTAAAAGAATCAATTAAAGATACCACTAAATATGTATATGGACGAGAAGGTAATTCTAAAAGAGAAGAAAATGAAATTGGTATCCATGCAGTTAGAGGTGGCTCTATTATAGGAGACCATGAAGTTATTTTTGCTGGAACTGGTGAAGTAATAGAACTAACTCACAAAGCAATATCAAGAGAAGTTTTTGCAATTGGTGCTTTAAAAGCATGTGAATATATGGCGTCACGAACTAAACCAGGATTATATGACATGAATGATGTTATAGAACTTTAA
- a CDS encoding class I SAM-dependent DNA methyltransferase: MAYGEFANIYDELIYEDINYDKVCEKVIDICTENGMIFEDYLDLACGTGNVAIKVAKYFKNTYAVDLSDDMLNIAFDKFKKNKIKAKVICQDMCELSLNRTFNLITSVLDSTNYITEDEDLLQYFRNVYEHLKEDGLFIFDINSYYKLSTVLGNNIYTYSSDEIFYTWENSFEEEVLNMFLTFFVKQDNGLYEKFEEEHFERAYKESHIEQALQECGFKILEKFAGYSDQKVDENSERILYIVSK; encoded by the coding sequence ATGGCATATGGAGAATTTGCAAATATATATGATGAATTAATATATGAAGATATTAATTATGATAAAGTTTGCGAGAAGGTTATAGATATATGCACTGAAAATGGTATGATTTTTGAAGATTATTTAGATTTAGCATGTGGAACAGGTAATGTTGCAATTAAGGTAGCAAAATACTTTAAAAATACATATGCAGTAGATTTATCAGATGATATGCTAAATATAGCTTTTGATAAATTTAAGAAAAATAAAATTAAGGCAAAAGTAATATGTCAAGATATGTGTGAATTAAGCTTAAATAGGACATTTAATCTTATAACTTCTGTCCTTGATTCAACTAATTATATAACAGAGGATGAAGATTTATTACAATATTTCAGAAATGTTTATGAACATTTAAAAGAAGATGGATTGTTTATATTTGATATAAATTCATATTACAAACTTTCTACAGTCCTTGGAAATAATATATACACATATAGCTCAGATGAAATTTTTTATACATGGGAAAATTCTTTTGAGGAAGAAGTATTAAATATGTTTTTAACCTTTTTTGTAAAGCAAGACAATGGTCTTTATGAAAAGTTTGAAGAAGAGCATTTTGAAAGAGCGTATAAAGAATCACATATAGAACAAGCTTTACAAGAATGCGGATTCAAAATTCTTGAAAAATTTGCTGGATATTCTGATCAAAAAGTAGATGAGAATAGTGAAAGAATACTTTATATAGTAAGTAAATAA